The genomic window CTCATAAAAACCCAACTGTAGAAAAATATTTATTAGAACATAAAGAGTTAATTCATAGAATTACTTCAATTCCAGAAAGCGAAATCAAAGGTTATGTTTCTAAAATAGTAAGACATAGGGATTATCTAACTCATCGAAATAAGACAAAGAATAACATTTTTTCTCAATTTGAGTTGCTATACATTTCCTTTTTATTGGATTATATAGTCGGTATAGGTTTAATGAAAAAGATGGAAGCTTCAGAAGAAGTAATTGAGAAGATAATGTTAAGGGCAAAATCTACTTATCAAGATATGCAGTCGGTTAATAGATTGTTGAATAAGGATATTTTAGAGATTAATACTTAAATAATTTAATTATGTAGGAAGTAATAACAAACACCTCATTATCTATGCAAGAACACTTAAAAACCAACATACTCAATTTTAAATGGCCAAGTAGCGCGCCTACCATATACTTATCATTGGAGGATATAGAAGAAAGCCATCCAATTCATTGGTCAAAGTTTTCAAAGCAGATTAAAGAGGCGTTTCCAGATACAGATTTATCTAAAGTAGAGCATATTTATACAACGTTTACTCAAGAAATACCCAATGCACCAAGTATCAAAATAGACTTGACAAAAGGTAAAGAACTACGCATTTACAAGCAATTCCTTAAACACCAATTAAAAACATATTTTTTAGAAAAGGGCTATATCGTAGTCAAAAACTTTGTGCGTGATGTGCAAGTGTGGTTGCCTTCAAAAAACGGGAATACAGGAGACTATAACCTCTTTTATAAATTTTCATTTAAGATACAGTTCGCAAAACTTACAGACTTACCAGAGCTAATAGTGTCTTATGATGGTACATCAAAAGTACTTACAAAGTCTGTTCAGGATATTGAGGAAACAGAGTTTATTAAGCGTTGCGTGTATGGTCAAAAGACATTCAATTACCAAATGGACCTCGATTCAGAGGATAGAGAAGACTTTTACAATAGCATAGATTTTAGTCAAGCCTTTCCAATATTCAATTTACAATTGGCAAGAGCTATAAGCATTCCAATTGAAGAACCAGAAAGATCAAAAAACAAATATCAAAAATATGTAGCACTCATTTCCAATTTTGCAGAAAAATATTTGTTTACAGAAGAATTTAAAGCCTTATTCCCATTTAAACAAGATGCTTTTATAGATGTTCCTGGTAACCGTATCAATCACATAAATCCCAACTTGGGCTTATTAGAGTTTGGTAAAGACCAATATGGCAATAAGAAAACCCATTTAGTGCCTAAAAAGGCAATGAATATCTTAAGTCCTTATCGCAGACCAAACAATCAAAATATCAAGATATTTTTCATTTGCCACACCTCTCATAAAAATGATGTATTGAAGTTTTATGACAATTTTAAAAATGGTGTACAAACAGAGAAAGTTTTTTACAAAGGTTTAGAAGCTTATGTAAACATCAAAGCATCATCATCTAAAGAACACTTTATCGAATTTACCAATGAAAACGACCCGATTCCAGAAATAGTTGAAAAGTTAGAAAGCCTAACCTTCGACCACGATAATATAAAATACGCAGCATTTTATTTAAGCCCATTCGATAGGTTCACACCAGATCCTGACGACCGCGAAATTTACATCCGTATTAAAGAACTGTTTTTAAACGAAGGCATAGTTACCCAAGTGGTAGATTATGAAAAAATGGTCATCAATATTGAAAATCAATACAACTTCCAATTCTCATTACAAAACATGGCTTTGGCTATCCATGCCAAATTAGGTGGTGCACCTTGGAAGCTGGCAGTAACTGATAAAAAAGAATTGGTAATTGGAGTAGGAGCATTTACCAATCAAGGGGAAAACAGAAGGTATATTGCCAGTGCATTTAGTTTTCAAAATAATGGATTGTTTAGAAATTTTGAATACTTCAACCAAAACGAAACAAAACTATTAGCAGGTAGCATATTAAAAGCAATTAGAGATTTTACATCAGTAGCCCAAGCAGATAAAGTAGTCATTCATTTTTATAAAGAAATGAGCTACGAAGAACTGCAACCAATTATTGATGGTATGAACAAACTAAAATTAGGAGTGCCTTTATATATTCTGAATATCAATAAAACCGAAGCAGAAGATATGATTGCTTACGATGTAAATTGGGGTAATAAATTAATGCCTGTAAGCGGTACATACATTCGCATTGCCGAAAACCAATTCTTATTGTTTAACAATGCACATTACCCAAACGATATTTATTATGCAGATACAGATGGTTATCCATTTCCAATAAAGATAAAAATAAGCAGTCCGGATGAAGACGCTTTTGAAGATGTTGAGGTGATTGAAGAATTGTTAACCCAAGTATATCAGTTCAGCAGATTGTATTGGAAATCCTTACGCCAACAAAATGTACCAATTACCATAAAATATCCCGAAATGGTAGCCCAAATAGCACCTCGTTTCGAAAACGGTGTTCCAGAGGACGCTAAAGATACGTTGTGGTTTTTATAAATACTTTGCAACACCATTGCATTAAAATATTTTTATCTTTGTCTCAATGAAAGTTTTAGCACTCATATTATCTATTTATATCTTTGCGCTCAATTTAGTGCCTTGTGAAGATAATGGTATACCAGATAATGAGGTTAAAACCGAAATTTCTCAAGCGTTAGACAACGACCATCAACATCAAGGAGCAGATCTATGCTCACCATTTTGCCAATGCCATTGTTGTCATATTCACGTGATACATTTTAAGGTTGTAGATTACAGTGTATCTAATACTGTTATTCCAACACAACTTTTCTATTATTTTGATGGTCTTGAAAAAGACTTCAATACCACCCTTTTACAGCCACCACAGGTTTAATGAATGCCTGCCTATGCAGGTATCTTATAAATTCAAGTAACCCATTTTAAAATAGGTTGCTTATCTCTATTTATAAATTCATT from Winogradskyella sp. MH6 includes these protein-coding regions:
- a CDS encoding DUF6660 family protein, which gives rise to MKVLALILSIYIFALNLVPCEDNGIPDNEVKTEISQALDNDHQHQGADLCSPFCQCHCCHIHVIHFKVVDYSVSNTVIPTQLFYYFDGLEKDFNTTLLQPPQV
- a CDS encoding Piwi domain-containing protein, with the translated sequence MQEHLKTNILNFKWPSSAPTIYLSLEDIEESHPIHWSKFSKQIKEAFPDTDLSKVEHIYTTFTQEIPNAPSIKIDLTKGKELRIYKQFLKHQLKTYFLEKGYIVVKNFVRDVQVWLPSKNGNTGDYNLFYKFSFKIQFAKLTDLPELIVSYDGTSKVLTKSVQDIEETEFIKRCVYGQKTFNYQMDLDSEDREDFYNSIDFSQAFPIFNLQLARAISIPIEEPERSKNKYQKYVALISNFAEKYLFTEEFKALFPFKQDAFIDVPGNRINHINPNLGLLEFGKDQYGNKKTHLVPKKAMNILSPYRRPNNQNIKIFFICHTSHKNDVLKFYDNFKNGVQTEKVFYKGLEAYVNIKASSSKEHFIEFTNENDPIPEIVEKLESLTFDHDNIKYAAFYLSPFDRFTPDPDDREIYIRIKELFLNEGIVTQVVDYEKMVINIENQYNFQFSLQNMALAIHAKLGGAPWKLAVTDKKELVIGVGAFTNQGENRRYIASAFSFQNNGLFRNFEYFNQNETKLLAGSILKAIRDFTSVAQADKVVIHFYKEMSYEELQPIIDGMNKLKLGVPLYILNINKTEAEDMIAYDVNWGNKLMPVSGTYIRIAENQFLLFNNAHYPNDIYYADTDGYPFPIKIKISSPDEDAFEDVEVIEELLTQVYQFSRLYWKSLRQQNVPITIKYPEMVAQIAPRFENGVPEDAKDTLWFL